From Litorilinea aerophila:
GATCGCCCACGCCTTCGACCACCGCGTGGACGCCGCTGTTGCGCACGCAGAAGCGCTCGCCGGCCAGGCCCCGCACATAGGCTTCGCCGCTGGTGGCGCCGTAGAAGGCCACGTTGCCGATGATGATGTTCTCCTCGGCCTTGAAGGTGGATTCCCGGGGCGGATAGGCGATGATCTTGCCGCCGGAGAGCCCCTTGCCGAAGTAATCGTTGGCGTCTCCCTCCAGCTCCAGGGTCAGCCCCCGGGGAATGAAGGCGCCGAAGCTCTGGCCGGCAGAGCCCTGGAAGTGGAGCTCGATGGTGTCGTCGGGCAGGCCGTTGGCCCCGTAGCGTCGGGTAATCTCGCTGCCCAGGATGGTGCCCACCACCCGGTTGGTGTTGCGGATGGGCACCGTGGCCGCCACCCGCTTGCCCTCCTCCAGCGCTGGCTTGCAGAGCTCCAACAGGAGCGTATTATCCAGCGCCTGGTCCAGGCCGTGGTTCTGGGGGATCTGGCAGTAGCGGCCCACCGTGGGCGGCACGTCCGGCGCGTAGAGGATGTTGGAGAAGTCCAGCCCCCGGGCCTTCCAGTGGTCGATGGCCTTGCGGGGCTCCAGCTTGTCCACCCGGCCGATCATCTCATCCACGGTGCGGAAGCCCAGTTTGGCCATCCACTCCCGCATCTCCTGGGCGATGAAGTACATGAAGTTCACCACGTGCTGGGGATCGCCCGTGAACTTCTTGCGCAGCTCGGGGTTCTGGGTGGCCACGCCCACGGGGCAGGTGTCCAGGTGGCAGACCCGCATCATGATGCAGCCCAGGGCCACCAGCGGGCTGGTGGCGAAGCCGTACTCCTCCGCGCCCAGGAGCGCGGCGATGGCCAGGTCCCGCCCCGTCTTGAGCTGGCCGTCGGTCTCGATGACCACCCGGCTGCGCAGGTCGTTGAGCACCAGGGTCTGGTGGGTTTCGGCCACGCCCAGCTCCCAGGGCAGGCCGGCGTACTTGATGCTGGTCTGGGGGGAAGCGCCGGTGCCGCCGTCGTGGCCGCTGATGAGGATGACATCCGCGTGTCCCTTGGCGACGCCGGCGGCGATGGTGCCCACGCCCACTTCCGAGACCAGCTTGACGTTGATGCGGGCGTGGTGGTTGGCATTCTTGAGATCGTGGATCAGCTCGGCCAGATCCTCGATGGAGTAAATGTCGTGGTGCGGGGGCGGCGAGATGAGGCCCACGCCGGGTGTGGAGTGGCGCACCTTGGCGATCCAGGGATAGACCTTGCGGCCGGGCAGCTGGCCGCCCTCGCCAGGCTTGGCTCCCTGGGCCATCTTGATCTGCAATTCTTTGGCGTTGACCAGATATTCGCTGGTCACGCCGAAGCGCCCGGAAGCCACCTGCTTGATGGCGCTGTTGCGGGAATCGCCGTTGGGATCCGGCACGTAGCGGCTGGGATCTTCACCGCCCTCGCCGGTGTTGCTCTTGCCGCCGATGCGGTTCATGGCGATGGCCAGGGCTTCGTGGGCTTCCTTGCTGATGGAGCCATAGGACATGGCGCCAGTCTTGAAGCGCCGGACGATGGACTCCACCGGCTCCACCTCTTCCAGGGGGATGGGGTCGTTGTCCAGCTTGAACTCCAGCAATCCCCGCAGGGTGCACGCCTCCCGGGTCTGGTCGTCCACCAGGGCGGAGTAACGCTTGAAGAGCTGGTAGTCGCCGGTGCGGCAGGCCCGCTGCAGGTAGTGGATGGTCTGGGGATTGAAGAGGTGGCGCTCGCCGTCGGCCCGCCACTGGTACTCCCCACCCGCGGGCAGGACCTGGCCATCGGCCGGCCGCTCGGGGAAGGCCCTGCGATGGCGACGGGCCACTTCTTCGTAGACCTCCTCCAGGCCGATGCCCTCGATGCGGGTGGGCGTCCAGGTGAAATATTTGTCCACGAAGGACTGCTTCAGGCCCAAGGCCTCGAAGATCTGGGCGCCGCAGTAGCTCTGGATGGTGGAGATCCCCATCTTGGAGATGACCTTGACCACGCCCTTCACCGCGGCCTTGCAGTAGCGGTAGACGGCCTCGTCGTAGTCCACGCCAGTGAGGAGGCCTTCCTGGATCATCTTCTCCAGGGATTCGAAGGCCAGGTACGGGTTGACGGCGGTGGCGCCATAGCCGATGAGCACGGCGAAGTGGTGGACCTCCCGGGGCTCGCCCGACTCCACCAGCAGGGAGACCTGGGTGCGCTTGCCGTTGCGGATCAGGTGGTGGTGCAGGCCGGCCGTGGCCAGCAGGGCCGGAATGGCGGCACGGCGGCGGTCGATGCCCCGATCCGAGAGGATGAGGATGTTGACCCCCTGGGCGATGGCCGCGTCGGCCTGGGCGAAGAGATCCTCCAGGGCCTGCTCCAGGCCGACACTGCCCGCCTCCAGGTCGAAGAGGATAGGCAGGGTCTGAGCCTTGAAGCCCGGCCGGTCCAGCAGGCGAATCTTGGCCAGATCTTCGTTGGTGAGGATGGGCGTCTTCAGGCGAATCTGGCGGCAGTGCTCCGGCCGCGCCTCCAGCAGGTTGAGCTGGGTGCCCATGAGCACATCCGTCGCCGTGACCAGCTCCTCGCGGATGGCGTCGATGGGCGGGTTGGTCACCTGGGCGAAGAGCTGCCGGAAGTAGCTGTAGAGGAGCTGGGGCTGGTCCGAGAGGACGGCATGGGGCGCGTCGTTGCCCATGGCGCCCACCGCTTCCACGCCGTCCCGGGCCATGGGCGCCACCAACATGCGCAGCTGCTCGAAGGTGTAGCCGAAGGCCTGCTGGCGCTGGGTCAGGGTCTCGGGCTCACAGGCCGGCACCTCCGGCGCGGGGGGCAGGTCATCGGCTTCCAGCAGGTGCTGGTCCAGCCACTGGCGGTAGGGGCGCTCGGTGGCCATGGTGTGCTTGAGCTCGTCGTCGGCGATGATGCGCCCCTGGGCGGTATCCACCAGGAACATGCGCCCCGGCTCCAGGCGCCGCTTTTCCAACACCCGCTCCGGCGGCACGTCCAACACGCCCACTTCGGAGGCCATGATGACCAGGTCGTCCTTGGTCACGTAGTAGCGGGAGGGGCGCAGGCCGTTGCGGTCCAGGACGGCGCCCACCATGGTGCCGTCGGTAAAGGCGATGGAGGCGGGGCCGTCCCAGGGCTCCATCATGGTGCTGTGGTACTCGTAGAAGGCCCGCTTCTCCGGGCTCATGCTTTCATGGTTGGCCCACGGCTCGGGGATCATCATCATCATGACGTGGGGCAGGGAGCGGCCGGAGAGGGCCAGGAACTCCAGGCAGTTGTCGAACATGGCCGAATCGCTGCCCGTCTGGTCGATGATGGGCAGGATCTTGGGCAGGTCGTCCCCCCAGAGGGGCGACTGGAGCTGGGACTCCCGGGCGGTCATCCAGTTGACGTTGCCCCGCAGGGTGTTGATTTCCCCGTTGTGGATCAGGTAGCGGTAGGGGTGGGCCCGTTCCCAACTGGGGAAGGTGTTGGTGCTGAAGCGGGAGTGGACCAGGGCCAGGGCCGACTCGATGCGCTCGTCCTGCAGGTCCGGGTAGAAGGTCGCCACCTGGGCACAGCGCAGCATCCCTTTGTAGACGATGGTGCGGCTGGAGAGGCTGGCGAAGTAGAAGAGGTCACCCAGGGCCTGGATGCCCTGGGCCTCCCGCGCGGCGCGAACCGCGTGCTCGGCCCGTTTGCGGATGACATAGAGCTTGCGCTCGAAGGCCAGCCCGTCGGTCTTGGGCAGGGCGGCGTCGTTGCGGCCGATGAAGAGCTGACGCACGAAGGGTTCCCGCAGCCGGGCGGCCTTGCCCAGCCCCTCGCCCTGGGTGGGCACCGTGCGCCAGCCCAGCAGCCGTTGCCCCTCCTCGACCACGATCTCCTCCACGATCCGTTCGCAGCGGCGGCGGGCGTCCTCTTCCTGGGGCAGGAAGAGCATGCCGACCCCGTAGGCGCCAGCCGCCGGCAGCTCGATGCCCAGGGGCGGGCAGACCTGGCGGAAGAAGCGGTCGGGGATCTGGAAGAGGATGCCGGCGCCGTCGCCGGTGTTCTCCTCCGCGCCACAGGCGCCCCGGTGATCCAGGTTGAGCAGGACGGTCAACGCCTGGCGGATGATGGTGTGGGACTTGTGGCCTTTGATGTTGACCACGAAGCCGACGCCGCAGGCGTCGTGTTCGAAGCGGGGGTCATACAGCCCTTGTTTGGCCGGCAGCCCGTTGACTCCGGAAAGGCCGACCTGTTGCGAACCCTCGTTCACTCCCAATCTCCTTTAGAAATGGATATGCATGAAACAGCTGGACAATGACTCAATGACTCGGTCCATTCACCCGATACTTTGCTTTCGTCCACAGGCCCGAGGGAAATAGCCCCATGGATTCGTGGTGTGTGGTGATACGTGCGTGATACGTAGGTCACGCATCCTTGCGTGACATCCTTGCGCCCCTGCAGAAACCACAGATTTCACAACCGAAACACACAACGCGCGCGAACAGGCAGGCAGGGTCCCCAATCTGGGACGCTGGGTTTGGGCAGTGTCGGTCTCAACAGCGAATCCCACCTGGAGACTCCTCCCTGCCATGCCGTGGCACCGGCCACAGGGTCATCTCGGCCACAATTTCAGTGGAGGGAATGGCTGTCACCCGCCAGGGCGGAGAGGAGAAGATTGCTGTACCGGCAAACTGTCATCAGGCCCGGCAGCAATTCCGGCCTGCTACGGGTCACGCGCCCCCTCTGGGACGCGGCTCCATTTCTGCCGTAATTCTGCCGGGATATGGACGCCAAACGGGTGTTGTGGGTTAGGTCGGCCCGTCGCTGGACCAAAGGGTGCGCGGTCGTTGCGCGTGTTCTGGGTCGAAGTTCCTGCCTGGTTCGGCTTTCGGAAATCTGCAAGCTGGTTGGGTTGTGAATTATACAACAAACGTGGCCATCCTGTCCACGCCGGGATCGGCCCAAATACAAAAACGCCGGCCTGTGCGCCAGTACACACAGGATCTGTCTCGCCGGGCACAGCGCCTCGGCGAAAAGGACGCTACACTGGCTTTGGACTGACCAGCCCTCCCCCGGCCTGTGGGACGTCGGCGTGTCCCACCCTGGCAGTCACCCGATGACCGTTCATCCACTCGCCGCCCAGTCACAGGAGATGCCCATCATGCTTTCCACCCATCCAGGCTCCTCCCATCGCCACCCCCGGGCAGGGGCACGGCTGGATGGCCTCCGGCCAACACAACCAACGGGAATATCCCTTTCACCCTGGAAAACCATGGACACGCCTGTCAATCCTCTGGAACCCGCCTTCGTGCAATCATCCGTACCCATACTCCGGCTGGCGGAGCCGATCCTGGTGCGGGGCTATGGCCAGCTGTTGGTAGGTATTCAGCCCCTCATCTACGGCCAGCCCACCTGCCCCTTCGACCCGGCCCACCTCATGGAGCTGTACTGGCGGCTGTTGCCCATCCACCTGCTGCCCCGGGTGCGGGCCATCCTGGTGCAGGAAAGTGAGCGCACGGGCAAGGCAGTCGGCCTGCTGCTCCAGCAGTTGAATCGCCCCGAAGCCGTGCGGGCCATCCTCCGGCGCCACCCAGACCGGGCCCGGCAGCTCCACGCCACGGTGGATGCCTGGGCCGAAGCGGGCGTCCAGTTCATCCACCGGCTCCAACAGGACTGGCCTCAACTCTGCCGTCACTTTGCCGGCGGAGATAGCCTGGGCCTGCCTACCCAGGTGGAACGCCACCAGCCTTCGGCTACCGGACTGGCGGCGGATGAGGTCGCCGGACCGGCTGCCCTGTGCATCCACTTCGTCAATCCAACAAATGGGGTAGCCGTCCGGCTCATCTACGAGCCCCAAGCCCAGGACGTCTGCCCATGTGAAATCGGCGCCGGGCCGCCCGTGGCCGACAGGCCCGCGCTGTATCGGGGGCCCTACGCCTGGCGGCAAGAACATGGTCCATGAGGGGCAGCCCGTCAGGTCAGGTAGGCTACCCGCACCCGGGTGAAGTAGTCCCAGTCCCACACGGCGCCCCAGCCGGGGCCAGGGGGCGGGGCGATGTATCCCTGCACCGGCAGGGGCGGGTTCAACAGCCCGATCTCCCAGCCCAGTTCATCCCGGCTGCCGCCCGGGAAGTATTCGTAGTAGCTGGTGTTGGAGATGGCGCAGCAGAGGTGGGCATGGATCAGGCCGAAGAGGCCGCCGGGGCCGTTGAGCTCGATGCGGGTGTTGTGGAGCTCTGCCAGGTGGGCCAGTTTGAGCACGGCGGTGGTGCCGTGGCGGGCGTTGGCGCGCAGGGAGTCGGTAGCGCCGCAGATGAGCCAGAGGGCGCTCAGCTCCCGGTCGTGCATCAGCGTCTCGCCCGCCACAACGGGGATGTCCAGGGCCGCGCAGAGGCGCTGCAGGTGGCGCTGATCCCGATCCGGCAGGGGCTCTTCGAACCAGCCGTAGTCCAGCTCCTGTAGAGCCCGGCCCACCTGGAGGGCTTCCGTCCACGAATAGGTGCAGAGGGCCGCGTCGTGCAGGAGGTCGATTGCCGGCCCCACGGCCTGGCGAACCGCCTGGAACCAGGCGATGTTCTCCCGGGCCGTGCCGGTGAAGTGATCCTTGAGCGCGGGAAAGCCCATCCCCACCGCGGCCAGGGCGTCCTCGACACACGCTTCCAGGCTGGCGCCCCGATAATTGAAATAGGCGGGACAGCGTTCCCGGGCCCGACCGAGCAGGGCATAGACGGGCAGGTTCGCCACTTTGCCGGCAATGTCCCACAGGCAGTTGTCGAAGGCGCCGTACCAGCCCGTGCGGGTGAAGAGGCCCCGGGTGGCTGCATGCAGCTTGCTGTTGAGCCGCTCCCGGTCG
This genomic window contains:
- the gltB gene encoding glutamate synthase large subunit codes for the protein MNEGSQQVGLSGVNGLPAKQGLYDPRFEHDACGVGFVVNIKGHKSHTIIRQALTVLLNLDHRGACGAEENTGDGAGILFQIPDRFFRQVCPPLGIELPAAGAYGVGMLFLPQEEDARRRCERIVEEIVVEEGQRLLGWRTVPTQGEGLGKAARLREPFVRQLFIGRNDAALPKTDGLAFERKLYVIRKRAEHAVRAAREAQGIQALGDLFYFASLSSRTIVYKGMLRCAQVATFYPDLQDERIESALALVHSRFSTNTFPSWERAHPYRYLIHNGEINTLRGNVNWMTARESQLQSPLWGDDLPKILPIIDQTGSDSAMFDNCLEFLALSGRSLPHVMMMMIPEPWANHESMSPEKRAFYEYHSTMMEPWDGPASIAFTDGTMVGAVLDRNGLRPSRYYVTKDDLVIMASEVGVLDVPPERVLEKRRLEPGRMFLVDTAQGRIIADDELKHTMATERPYRQWLDQHLLEADDLPPAPEVPACEPETLTQRQQAFGYTFEQLRMLVAPMARDGVEAVGAMGNDAPHAVLSDQPQLLYSYFRQLFAQVTNPPIDAIREELVTATDVLMGTQLNLLEARPEHCRQIRLKTPILTNEDLAKIRLLDRPGFKAQTLPILFDLEAGSVGLEQALEDLFAQADAAIAQGVNILILSDRGIDRRRAAIPALLATAGLHHHLIRNGKRTQVSLLVESGEPREVHHFAVLIGYGATAVNPYLAFESLEKMIQEGLLTGVDYDEAVYRYCKAAVKGVVKVISKMGISTIQSYCGAQIFEALGLKQSFVDKYFTWTPTRIEGIGLEEVYEEVARRHRRAFPERPADGQVLPAGGEYQWRADGERHLFNPQTIHYLQRACRTGDYQLFKRYSALVDDQTREACTLRGLLEFKLDNDPIPLEEVEPVESIVRRFKTGAMSYGSISKEAHEALAIAMNRIGGKSNTGEGGEDPSRYVPDPNGDSRNSAIKQVASGRFGVTSEYLVNAKELQIKMAQGAKPGEGGQLPGRKVYPWIAKVRHSTPGVGLISPPPHHDIYSIEDLAELIHDLKNANHHARINVKLVSEVGVGTIAAGVAKGHADVILISGHDGGTGASPQTSIKYAGLPWELGVAETHQTLVLNDLRSRVVIETDGQLKTGRDLAIAALLGAEEYGFATSPLVALGCIMMRVCHLDTCPVGVATQNPELRKKFTGDPQHVVNFMYFIAQEMREWMAKLGFRTVDEMIGRVDKLEPRKAIDHWKARGLDFSNILYAPDVPPTVGRYCQIPQNHGLDQALDNTLLLELCKPALEEGKRVAATVPIRNTNRVVGTILGSEITRRYGANGLPDDTIELHFQGSAGQSFGAFIPRGLTLELEGDANDYFGKGLSGGKIIAYPPRESTFKAEENIIIGNVAFYGATSGEAYVRGLAGERFCVRNSGVHAVVEGVGDHGCEYMTGGRVVVLGRTGRNFAAGMSGGIAYVLDEDGTFARRCNREMVDLEAVEDADEMAELEAMIRRHMEYTDSPVAKRVLAQWPDVVRQFVKVMPRDYKRMLEAFARVEAEGLSGDEAAMAAFELNKNDTARVSGN
- a CDS encoding enolase C-terminal domain-like protein, with protein sequence MKITQIAVSVFSVPGNTGPFDLVEEEQGARRRWRRRGLGSSEELLHVMHVFTDEGVEGVCTVGDARYLTLRKEDLGALRTLTVGANPFDRERLNSKLHAATRGLFTRTGWYGAFDNCLWDIAGKVANLPVYALLGRARERCPAYFNYRGASLEACVEDALAAVGMGFPALKDHFTGTARENIAWFQAVRQAVGPAIDLLHDAALCTYSWTEALQVGRALQELDYGWFEEPLPDRDQRHLQRLCAALDIPVVAGETLMHDRELSALWLICGATDSLRANARHGTTAVLKLAHLAELHNTRIELNGPGGLFGLIHAHLCCAISNTSYYEYFPGGSRDELGWEIGLLNPPLPVQGYIAPPPGPGWGAVWDWDYFTRVRVAYLT